Proteins co-encoded in one Dethiosulfovibrio salsuginis genomic window:
- a CDS encoding ABC transporter permease: MDIHLKKALSKSKGGLRGLIGPSILLFSWWLGSHKAIWNPFIIPSPESTVQALISMIEDGSLIDHVASSTGRILSGFAIALVTAVPTGVLSGLSPGFSAYFSSSLSFLNHLPPLALFPVLMLWFGIGEPSKIGVIFLASFFPIYLNTMEGVRTVNKSLVEASRSCGASTWRTFIHVTLPCAVPGIITGMRVGLSYGWRSLVGAELVASSSGLGFLLHRAEVFSRPDIMAATLITMGILGILLDRAIGYLTMSDSDYMERLRRR, from the coding sequence ATGGATATTCATTTAAAAAAGGCCCTATCAAAGTCAAAAGGCGGCCTGAGGGGCCTGATCGGTCCCTCTATTCTGCTGTTTTCCTGGTGGCTTGGCTCCCATAAGGCCATCTGGAACCCCTTCATAATTCCGTCCCCCGAGAGCACCGTCCAGGCCCTCATCTCCATGATAGAGGACGGAAGCCTGATCGACCACGTAGCGTCCAGCACTGGAAGGATATTGAGTGGTTTTGCAATCGCTCTCGTTACAGCGGTTCCCACAGGGGTGCTTTCAGGGCTCTCTCCAGGATTTAGTGCCTATTTTTCCTCCTCTTTAAGTTTTTTAAACCATCTCCCCCCTCTGGCCCTTTTCCCTGTGCTCATGCTCTGGTTCGGCATAGGGGAGCCGTCTAAAATAGGGGTTATTTTCCTGGCCTCTTTCTTCCCGATCTACCTGAACACCATGGAAGGGGTCAGGACGGTCAACAAATCTCTCGTCGAGGCATCCAGGTCCTGCGGAGCATCTACCTGGAGGACCTTTATCCACGTGACCTTACCCTGTGCTGTACCGGGAATTATAACCGGCATGAGGGTGGGCCTAAGTTACGGCTGGAGATCTCTGGTAGGGGCGGAGCTGGTGGCCTCGTCGTCGGGACTGGGATTCCTCCTTCACAGGGCGGAGGTATTCTCCAGGCCGGATATTATGGCCGCAACCCTTATCACCATGGGAATCTTAGGGATCCTGCTCGATAGAGCTATTGGGTATTTGACTATGAGCGATTCAGACTACATGGAAAGACTGAGAAGGAGGTAA
- the aroE gene encoding shikimate dehydrogenase, which translates to MIEKNNPWAETQFFGLLGSPVRKSLSAAMHNGNFKSLGMNALYTPYEVTAEELPKVIPALESLRFKGLNVTMPLKQEIIKYLDELDEIASLCNAVNTVYWKDGKLCGSNTDGIGFVHGLKEQGRYDPTGKHCLLFGAGGASRGVAFALCAAGLSSITLWGRPSGHDKLQKLASDLNGYRSDVCKIQSTDERDIPKLLKENELIINGTSVGMAPNTDATVFDTSYLESRHMVCDLVYVPDDTKLLRQAAAKGARTLVGYWMTIWQGAEAFRRWTGGKEPDVKVMTDAALQFLEV; encoded by the coding sequence ATGATAGAGAAAAATAACCCCTGGGCGGAAACCCAGTTTTTCGGGCTCCTTGGAAGCCCTGTTCGAAAGTCCCTGTCCGCGGCGATGCACAACGGGAACTTCAAGTCACTGGGCATGAATGCCCTTTACACTCCCTACGAGGTTACGGCGGAGGAGCTTCCTAAGGTTATTCCCGCCCTCGAATCACTCCGCTTTAAGGGGCTAAACGTCACCATGCCCTTAAAACAGGAAATCATAAAATATCTGGACGAGTTGGACGAGATAGCCTCTCTCTGCAACGCCGTCAACACCGTCTACTGGAAGGACGGCAAGCTATGTGGCTCCAACACCGACGGAATCGGTTTTGTCCACGGCCTCAAGGAACAGGGGAGATACGATCCTACGGGAAAACACTGTCTTCTCTTCGGGGCCGGTGGAGCCTCCAGAGGGGTCGCCTTCGCTCTCTGTGCCGCTGGGCTTAGCTCCATCACCCTTTGGGGCAGGCCATCGGGCCACGATAAGCTCCAAAAGCTTGCCAGCGATCTGAATGGCTATAGGTCCGATGTATGCAAGATCCAGTCCACCGATGAAAGGGATATCCCAAAGCTGCTGAAGGAAAACGAGCTGATCATAAACGGGACCTCCGTGGGCATGGCTCCAAACACCGATGCCACGGTTTTCGATACTTCCTACTTAGAGAGCCGCCATATGGTTTGCGATCTGGTCTACGTCCCTGACGACACAAAGTTGCTTCGTCAGGCGGCGGCTAAGGGAGCCAGGACCCTGGTCGGCTACTGGATGACCATATGGCAGGGAGCGGAGGCATTCAGGCGCTGGACCGGTGGAAAAGAGCCCGACGTAAAGGTCATGACCGATGCTGCTCTTCAGTTCCTTGAGGTCTAA
- the aroD gene encoding type I 3-dehydroquinate dehydratase encodes MDRPAPSRPIKAGNRLLGGAVPLICVPLVGATSEVVMGEVSNLPPGVDVVEIRIDGWDEVEDLDLSVGFIREIRSAIGDMPVILTCRGHWEGGIKEVAESVKDRIYSMAIEEKLVDFVDKELSYGYEKLAKLKASAQAHGVGLIVSFHDFERTPSPSFIYSQMVTQIRFGADVAKVALMPRSEEDVLKVFEATLAIRRDFPHIPLITMSMGALGQVSRLVGGLYGSDLTFAVGGAPSAPGQPSVDAVRTAFGLIYGR; translated from the coding sequence ATGGACCGTCCTGCGCCATCAAGGCCTATTAAGGCTGGGAACCGGCTTTTAGGCGGCGCTGTTCCTCTGATCTGTGTCCCTCTTGTCGGGGCCACATCCGAGGTTGTCATGGGAGAGGTGAGCAACTTACCTCCCGGTGTTGACGTAGTTGAGATTCGCATAGACGGTTGGGACGAGGTGGAGGATCTGGACTTGTCCGTCGGTTTTATCAGAGAGATCCGTTCAGCCATCGGGGATATGCCGGTTATACTGACCTGTCGAGGTCACTGGGAGGGAGGCATAAAGGAGGTAGCCGAATCGGTCAAGGACCGTATCTACTCAATGGCCATAGAGGAAAAACTGGTGGACTTTGTGGACAAAGAGCTGTCTTACGGCTACGAGAAGCTTGCCAAGCTAAAGGCCAGTGCTCAGGCCCACGGAGTGGGGCTTATCGTCTCCTTCCACGACTTTGAGAGGACCCCCTCTCCGTCCTTTATCTACTCCCAGATGGTGACCCAGATTCGTTTTGGTGCGGACGTGGCTAAGGTCGCTCTGATGCCCCGTTCGGAGGAAGACGTCCTCAAGGTGTTCGAGGCTACCCTGGCGATCCGCAGGGATTTCCCTCACATCCCTCTCATTACCATGTCAATGGGAGCCCTGGGGCAGGTCAGCAGGCTGGTCGGCGGTCTATACGGCTCTGACCTAACCTTCGCCGTTGGCGGGGCTCCCTCCGCTCCAGGACAGCCCTCCGTCGATGCGGTGAGGACGGCGTTTGGCCTTATCTACGGGAGGTGA
- a CDS encoding MalY/PatB family protein: protein MNKRYDFDEIIERRGTDCEKWDGLEDTFGKPDLTALWVADMDFRAPKEVIDVLKKRVEHGIFGYTRYPDSWYQAFIDWTIRRHKWQVKREWITHSPGLVTAMGIAIRAFSDPGDRLVIQPPVYHHFAEEIRLNDRIPALNPLKYGDGRFSMDLEDLDEKLKDAKMMFLCSPHNPAGRVWTEEELRAVADLCVKHDVILISDEIHCDVVYKGHVHRPIASISPEIEQLCAVFMAPSKTFNIAGFKASAVVIPNKDLRERYNSALSTLHLEGGTCMSIPAFEAAYSYGEPWLEELLVYLEGTVDMVENFLAEEIPSISLVRPEGTYVPLIDCRSLKMDPDQLHSFLIGAGVAMNRGANFGIGGEGFARLNIATPRSVVMEGLKKIASAVKKLDR, encoded by the coding sequence TTGAATAAAAGATACGACTTCGATGAGATCATAGAGAGACGTGGAACGGACTGCGAAAAGTGGGATGGCCTGGAGGATACCTTCGGGAAACCGGACCTTACCGCTCTCTGGGTGGCTGACATGGACTTCAGAGCCCCTAAGGAGGTCATCGATGTCCTTAAAAAAAGGGTCGAACACGGCATCTTCGGCTACACCCGATACCCAGACAGCTGGTATCAGGCCTTTATAGACTGGACGATCCGCCGTCATAAGTGGCAGGTGAAGAGGGAGTGGATAACCCACTCTCCAGGTCTCGTCACAGCTATGGGAATAGCCATCAGGGCCTTCAGCGACCCAGGGGACAGGCTGGTCATCCAGCCCCCAGTGTATCACCATTTTGCGGAGGAAATCAGGCTAAACGACAGGATTCCCGCATTAAACCCCCTTAAGTACGGGGACGGAAGGTTCTCCATGGACCTTGAGGACCTGGACGAGAAGCTAAAAGATGCCAAGATGATGTTCCTCTGTAGTCCTCACAACCCAGCGGGAAGGGTCTGGACGGAGGAGGAGCTTAGAGCGGTAGCGGACCTCTGCGTAAAGCACGACGTCATATTGATAAGCGACGAAATACACTGCGACGTAGTTTACAAAGGCCACGTACATCGGCCCATAGCCTCCATATCGCCGGAGATAGAGCAGCTATGTGCGGTCTTTATGGCCCCGAGCAAGACCTTCAACATCGCCGGATTTAAGGCCTCAGCGGTGGTCATACCGAACAAAGACCTGAGGGAGAGATATAACTCGGCCCTCTCTACCCTCCATCTCGAGGGCGGAACCTGTATGTCCATACCGGCCTTCGAGGCGGCCTACAGCTACGGCGAGCCCTGGCTGGAGGAGCTCCTCGTATACCTGGAGGGAACGGTGGACATGGTGGAGAATTTTCTTGCAGAGGAGATTCCCTCTATCTCCCTGGTGAGACCGGAGGGTACCTACGTTCCCCTGATAGACTGTCGCTCCCTGAAGATGGACCCCGATCAGCTTCACAGCTTCCTGATCGGAGCGGGGGTAGCCATGAACAGAGGGGCAAACTTCGGCATCGGAGGGGAGGGCTTCGCGAGACTGAACATAGCCACTCCCAGATCGGTAGTGATGGAGGGGCTCAAAAAGATAGCCTCGGCGGTCAAAAAACTGGACCGCTAA
- a CDS encoding Na/Pi cotransporter family protein has protein sequence MANFFQILGGLGLFIYGIKLMSDSLQDLAGDRLRQLISSLTSTPVKGVLIGTLVTILIQSSSGTTVMAVSFVQAGLMTLKQAVGVIMGANVGTTVTAQMIAFKIKDFALPIVGIGMILAVFGKTKKQKYLGNGMVGFGLLFLGMTNMEQSMSFLRGRKDIFLAFGHNPLLGILAGTGLTMLVQSSSATIGLTIAMAVQGLLPLDSAIPILMGDNLGTTITAILASLGASRSAKQAAAGHVLFNLIGVCIFLAAMPLYKHIVVSTSGDIARQIANAHTIFNVTNTLIFLPFTSAFVALIRKIIPSDVDEQLSGPQYLDPKLLSASPAAAADAVRKEVLRLGHITLTMLEDVRKGFVNNDPKMIQQVNQTEKIVNEMTHRIAAYASELWERHISSDLSQVLSSYINGLGDIERIGDHAQNLIEMYEFKLEHKLSFSGTGMTEFLEMYGLVHRSLTLSLEAVEEEDLAKAHEVIDVLEEQVDDMEQKLRKNHIHRLNEGNCTPSAGVVFIDILSNFERIGDHAHNLALIVKDMKRLHKKGV, from the coding sequence ATGGCGAATTTTTTTCAGATTCTAGGGGGGCTAGGGCTCTTCATCTACGGTATCAAGCTTATGAGCGACTCCCTACAGGACCTGGCGGGAGACAGGCTCAGGCAGCTGATTTCCTCTCTGACTAGCACTCCCGTGAAGGGCGTTCTCATAGGGACTCTGGTGACTATCCTTATCCAGAGCAGCAGCGGTACTACCGTCATGGCGGTCAGTTTCGTTCAGGCCGGTCTTATGACCCTAAAGCAGGCGGTAGGGGTCATTATGGGAGCCAACGTAGGGACTACCGTCACCGCTCAGATGATCGCCTTCAAGATAAAGGACTTTGCCCTGCCTATCGTCGGTATAGGGATGATTCTGGCGGTTTTTGGAAAGACAAAGAAACAGAAATATCTTGGAAACGGTATGGTCGGCTTTGGGCTTCTTTTCCTCGGCATGACCAACATGGAGCAGTCCATGAGTTTTCTCAGAGGTCGAAAGGATATCTTCCTGGCCTTCGGTCACAATCCTCTTTTGGGAATATTGGCAGGGACGGGGCTTACTATGCTGGTACAGTCCAGCTCCGCGACTATAGGTCTAACCATAGCTATGGCGGTTCAGGGTCTTCTTCCGCTAGATTCGGCGATACCTATACTTATGGGGGATAACCTTGGGACCACTATCACAGCTATTCTGGCCTCTCTAGGGGCCAGTCGGTCCGCCAAACAGGCGGCGGCGGGGCACGTCCTCTTCAACTTGATAGGGGTCTGTATATTCCTGGCGGCTATGCCTCTTTACAAACATATAGTGGTATCGACCTCCGGCGACATCGCCAGACAGATAGCCAACGCTCACACTATATTCAACGTCACCAACACCCTTATCTTCCTGCCCTTTACGTCGGCTTTTGTGGCTTTGATCAGAAAGATAATACCCTCCGACGTTGACGAACAGCTTTCAGGTCCTCAATATCTGGATCCTAAGCTTCTGTCCGCCTCTCCTGCGGCTGCCGCTGACGCCGTCCGTAAGGAGGTCCTCCGGCTTGGGCACATAACTTTGACTATGCTTGAGGACGTGCGGAAAGGCTTTGTGAACAACGATCCTAAGATGATCCAGCAGGTAAACCAGACGGAGAAGATCGTAAACGAGATGACCCATCGTATCGCCGCCTACGCCTCGGAACTTTGGGAGCGACACATCTCCAGCGACCTATCTCAGGTCCTGTCCTCCTATATCAACGGCCTAGGGGATATAGAGAGAATCGGAGATCACGCCCAAAACCTGATAGAGATGTACGAGTTTAAGCTGGAGCATAAACTGTCTTTCTCCGGCACGGGAATGACCGAGTTTTTGGAGATGTACGGTCTCGTCCATCGCTCGTTGACCCTCAGCCTCGAGGCTGTTGAGGAGGAGGACCTGGCCAAGGCCCACGAGGTAATAGACGTCCTTGAGGAGCAGGTGGACGATATGGAGCAGAAGCTGAGAAAGAACCACATCCATAGGCTGAACGAGGGAAACTGTACCCCCTCCGCTGGTGTGGTCTTTATCGACATACTCAGCAACTTCGAGAGGATCGGCGACCACGCCCACAATTTGGCCCTCATAGTGAAGGATATGAAGAGACTTCATAAGAAAGGGGTCTAG
- a CDS encoding DUF1214 domain-containing protein: MVALKGLGANPVSAAIYASSKVDSNGDPLKAGERYRVRFKKGALPPVKGDGFWSITAYGDDSFLIPNELDRYCINDRTPLIFNPDGSLELLLQPEPPKEDDPLKANWLPTGDQGFHLFLRIYCPDRERIGGNWEAPSIFKIDTAPTAQ; the protein is encoded by the coding sequence ATGGTCGCCCTTAAGGGGCTAGGGGCAAACCCGGTCTCCGCGGCGATCTACGCCAGTTCCAAAGTAGACTCTAACGGAGATCCTCTGAAGGCGGGCGAGCGCTACAGGGTCCGTTTCAAAAAGGGGGCACTCCCTCCGGTTAAAGGGGACGGTTTTTGGTCTATAACCGCCTACGGCGACGACAGCTTCCTGATACCTAACGAACTGGACCGATACTGCATAAACGACCGGACACCGCTGATCTTCAATCCAGACGGCTCGCTGGAACTGCTACTTCAGCCCGAACCACCTAAAGAGGACGATCCACTTAAGGCCAACTGGCTTCCTACAGGGGACCAGGGATTCCACCTGTTTTTACGGATATACTGCCCCGACAGGGAGAGGATAGGCGGAAACTGGGAGGCTCCCAGCATATTTAAAATCGATACCGCTCCCACCGCACAGTAA